Proteins co-encoded in one Campylobacter jejuni genomic window:
- a CDS encoding inverse autotransporter beta domain-containing protein — MRGIFYIIALFSLLNADELTEALAKNNNQNSWEHFDYKNTKEAPKIQEENVDFKSTFDSLLSKTLENNNGIDKTDGNLDFQNENAQVKNLSSLYEGENNSLLFQKELFVAQDNYNYSWGLINRYEKDDFLFGVNGFIDKQKEQKDTKSFGTEFGYSKFIKAYSNYYIPNEAEKNLQLGMSFVIPTYTAFAFDISKDNDKTNYQVSYSPYSVFSLSLLRRDYSARETIDDTVVQVGFSFNFNESFLKQFRKKDNTLEEVNRYDFLQRTH; from the coding sequence ATGAGGGGTATTTTTTATATAATAGCATTGTTTTCTTTACTCAATGCCGATGAACTTACAGAGGCTTTAGCAAAAAATAATAATCAAAATTCTTGGGAGCACTTTGATTATAAAAATACCAAAGAAGCTCCAAAAATTCAAGAAGAGAATGTGGATTTTAAAAGCACTTTTGATAGCTTACTTTCAAAAACTTTAGAAAATAATAATGGTATAGATAAAACAGATGGGAATTTAGATTTTCAAAATGAAAACGCACAGGTTAAAAATTTAAGTTCTCTTTATGAGGGGGAGAATAATTCTTTGCTTTTTCAAAAAGAACTTTTTGTGGCTCAAGATAATTATAATTACTCATGGGGTTTAATCAATCGTTATGAAAAAGATGATTTTTTATTTGGAGTTAATGGTTTTATTGATAAACAAAAGGAACAAAAAGATACTAAAAGCTTTGGTACAGAGTTTGGTTATAGTAAATTTATAAAGGCTTATAGTAATTATTATATACCCAATGAAGCAGAAAAAAATTTACAGCTTGGAATGAGTTTTGTAATTCCAACTTATACCGCTTTTGCTTTTGATATAAGTAAGGATAATGATAAAACTAATTATCAAGTATCTTACTCTCCTTATAGTGTATTTAGTTTAAGTTTATTGCGTCGTGATTATAGTGCAAGAGAGACTATTGATGATACCGTTGTTCAAGTTGGATTTAGTTTTAATTTTAATGAAAGTTTTTTAAAACAATTTAGGAAAAAAGATAATACTTTAGAGGAGG